In the genome of Priestia aryabhattai, the window GCCGTCGTCGGGAGCAAAACTGGATGTGCCAGTAGACTGTGAGTGGATGCCGAAGCCTTCACCGCGAAGATGAGCCCGAGCCGGTCTCCAGGATGAGTAGCAATTCATGGGCACCTACGGTGAAACAGTCCGACAGGCGACCGCGCCCGCCACCAGCTTCCAGGAGGGTCAGCAGATGGAAAGGGCGTCGTCCACCTGCGACCAATGCGTGGCTCCATCGGTGGCTGTCGCGGTGTTCGGCGACGGACCGTCCGCCCTGTCGCTGCATTTCTGCCGGCATCACCTCAGACAGCACTCGGACAAACTTGCTGACGGCGGGCACCAGGTCACTTTCC includes:
- a CDS encoding DUF7455 domain-containing protein, with the translated sequence MGTYGETVRQATAPATSFQEGQQMERASSTCDQCVAPSVAVAVFGDGPSALSLHFCRHHLRQHSDKLADGGHQVTF